In a genomic window of Kluyveromyces marxianus DMKU3-1042 DNA, complete genome, chromosome 7:
- the ASN1 gene encoding asparagine synthase (glutamine-hydrolyzing) 1: MCGIFAAFRHPEVQAYKPKALQLSKRIRHRGPDWSGNVVQNSTILVHERLAIVGLDSGAQPITSEDGNFSLAVNGEIYNHIQLREQFPDYKYKTLSDCEPIIPLFEKYDVDAPKYLDGMFAWCLYDAKNDRIIAARDPIGITTLYMGRSSASPKTVWFSSELKCLTDDCDEIVAFPPGHVYDSETDKLTRYFTPDWLDETRIPTTPVDLKAIRESLEKAVRKRLMAEVPYGVLLSGGLDSSLIASIAARETEKANAELDAAKYDEDTKHLAGVDDQGHLHAAGWSRLHSFAIGLPNAPDLQAARKVAKFIGSIHHEHTFTLQEGLDALDDVIYHLETYDVTTIRASTPMFLLSRKIKAQGVKMVLSGEGSDEIFGGYLYFAQAPSAAEFHTESVKRVKNLHLADCLRANKSTMAWGLEARVPFLDKEFLQLCMNIDPNDKMIKPAEGKIEKYILRKAFDTTDEPDVKPYLPEEILWRQKEQFSDGVGYSWIDGLKDAAENAISDEQFAQPKSEWGDDIPTTKEAYWYRLKFDALFPQKTAASTVMRWIPKADWGCAEDPSGRYAKIHEQHVEK, encoded by the coding sequence ATGTGTGGTATCTTTGCGGCTTTCAGACATCCAGAAGTTCAGGCATACAAGCCAAAGGCTTTACAATTATCTAAGAGAATTAGACACCGTGGTCCAGATTGGTCCGGTAACGTCGTGCAAAACTCTACCATTTTGGTGCACGAGAGATTGGCTATTGTTGGTTTGGACTCCGGAGCTCAACCAATCACTTCTGAAGATGGTAACTTCTCATTGGCAGTTAACGGTGAGATTTACAACCACATTCAATTGAGAGAGCAGTTCCCAGACTACAAGTACAAGACCCTTTCTGACTGTGAACCTATCATTCCTCTGTTCGAAAAATACGATGTGGATGCACCAAAGTACTTGGATGGTATGTTCGCTTGGTGTTTGTACGATGCCAAGAATGACCGTATCATTGCTGCAAGAGACCCAATCGGTATCACCACTCTATACATGGGTAGATCATCAGCTTCTCCAAAAACTGTATGGTTCTCAAGTGAATTGAAATGTTTGACCGATGACTGTGACGAAATCGTTGCTTTCCCACCAGGCCATGTTTACGACTCCGAAACCGACAAGTTGACCAGATACTTCACTCCAGACTGGTTAGACGAAACAAGAATCCCAACTACTCCAGTCGATTTGAAGGCCATTAGAGAAAGTTTGGAAAAGGCTGTTAGAAAGAGATTAATGGCTGAAGTTCCATACGGTGTCTTGTTGTCCGGTGGTTTGGACTCCTCTTTAATCGCTTCCATTGCTGCAAGAGAAACTGAAAAGGCAAATGCAGAATTGGATGCCGCTAAATACGATGAAGATACCAAGCACTTAGCTGGTGTCGACGACCAAGGTCACCTACACGCTGCTGGGTGGTCTAGACTACATTCTTTCGCTATCGGTTTGCCAAACGCTCCAGATTTGCAAGCTGCTCGTAAGGTTGCCAAGTTTATCGGTTCTATCCATCATGAACACACATTCACTTTGCAAGAAGGTTTAGACGCTTTGGACGATGTCATCTACCATTTAGAAACATACGACGTTACAACCATCCGTGCCTCTACTCCAATGTTCTTGCTATCCCGTAAGATCAAGGCTCAAGGTGTCAAGATGGTTTTGTCCGGTGAAGGTTCCGACGAAATCTTTGGTGGTTATCTATATTTCGCCCAAGCTCCATCTGCTGCCGAATTCCACACTGAATCCGTCAAGAGAGTTAAGAACTTGCACTTGGCCGATTGTTTGCGTGCTAACAAATCTACTATGGCCTGGGGTCTAGAAGCTCGTGTTCCATTCTTGGACAAGGAATTCCTACAACTGTGTATGAACATCGATCCAAACGACAAGATGATCAAGCCAGCTGAAGGCAAAATCGAAAAGTACATTCTAAGAAAGGCATTTGATACCACAGATGAACCAGACGTTAAGCCATACTTGCCAGAAGAAATCTTGTGGAGACAAAAGGAACAATTCTCGGACGGTGTCGGTTACTCGTGGATCGACGGTCTAAAGGACGCTGCTGAAAACGCCATTTCCGATGAACAATTCGCTCAACCAAAGAGCGAATGGGGTGATGATATTCCAACTACCAAGGAAGCTTACTGGTACAGATTGAAGTTCGATGCCCTTTTCCCACAAAAGACAGCCGCTTCTACCGTTATGAGATGGATTCCAAAGGCCGACTGGGGTTGTGCCGAAGATCCTTCCGGTAGATACGCTAAGATTCATGAACAACATGTTGAAAAATAG
- the NOC4 gene encoding ribosome biosynthesis protein NOC4 encodes MLSKEEVKGIWKAISSGNERRHYNSLVKLVHGYNELLENNGLLETYEEDFRYVTIALSQIFIKLFERGQLMPHLASNANEKKFFEWCKKVYLNYKAKLLAVIESLTEENSLSLDCLDSYMKMLHYESIYWTSKPNSPFFPNKTLRSLLSALFKCNYVADIDLKDGQSNNPVFELFVETYYKKNFDIQFYTQSELQTLLPEIQVSDQIKMSKWLKLSNHDLHSAPELEIFVSMPPQAIENDAKFKSMIESNWLYCLNLQDLSTNQYKTVLLVFHKRIIPWFHQPTKLMDFLTDSYDQGGIVSILSLNGLFELMRKFNLEYPNFYSKLYQLLTPELMHVKYRSRFFRLLDTFLSSTHLSAQLVSSFIKRLARLSISAPPGAIVSIVPFVYNLIRKHPTCMILLHDPEYINCDSSKKQEYKDPFNNEETNPELTNAISSSLWELESLMNHYHPNVATLVKIFKQPFQKLSYNIEDFLDWSYDSLLQAEANRRLKIQPALEFEQFDSLFETNNETSASTFVPLVKW; translated from the coding sequence ATGCTGTCTAAAGAAGAGGTGAAAGGCATTTGGAAAGCTATAAGTTCCGGAAATGAACGTAGACACTATAATTCATTGGTGAAACTAGTCCATGGATACAACGAGCTATTGGAGAATAATGGGCTTCTAGAGACGTACGAGGAAGATTTCCGCTATGTGACCATTGCACTAAGCCAaattttcatcaaattgtTTGAAAGGGGCCAGCTAATGCCCCATCTAGCATCGAATGCCAACgagaagaagttcttcGAGTGGTGTAAGAAGGTATATTTAAACTATAAGGCCAAGTTATTGGCGGTGATCGAGTCGCTTACGGAGGAGAACTCCCTAAGTCTTGATTGTTTGGATTCCTATATGAAAATGTTGCATTACGAGTCTATTTACTGGACGTCCAAGCCAAACAGTCCATTTTTCCCAAACAAAACACTTCGGTCGCTATTGAGTGCTCTTTTCAAATGTAACTACGTGGCtgatattgatttgaagGATGGACAGAGCAACAATCCTGTGTTTGAGCTCTTTGTGGAAACCTAttacaaaaagaattttGATATCCAGTTTTACACTCAATCGGAACTACAAACATTATTACCAGAAATCCAGGTTAGCGATCAGATCAAGATGTCAAAATGGTTGAAATTATCCAACCATGACCTACACAGTGCTCCAGAACTAGAGATATTTGTGTCAATGCCTCCACAGGCGATAGAAAACGACGCGAAGTTCAAATCCATGATAGAATCCAATTGGTTGTACTGTCTCAACTTACAAGATCTATCTACAAACCAATATAAGACTGTGTTGCTTGTCTTCCACAAGAGAATCATACCGTGGTTCCATCAGCCAACCAAGCTCATGGACTTCTTGACTGACTCTTACGACCAAGGTGGCATTGTATCCATTCTCTCCTTGAACGGTCTCTTCGAACTAATGCGCAAATTCAACTTGGAATATCCAAACTTCTATTCAAAACTTTATCAACTTCTCACACCAGAACTAATGCACGTCAAGTATAGATCAAGATTCTTCAGACTACTAGATACTTTCCTATCCTCTACACATTTATCAGCTCAACTAGTGTCCTCGTTCATTAAGAGATTAGCCCGTCTCTCAATCTCTGCCCCACCCGGTGCTATTGTGTCCATCGTGCCATTCGTATACAATTTGATTAGAAAGCACCCTACTTGtatgattcttcttcacgACCCAGAATACATAAATTGTGACtcttccaagaaacaagagtATAAGGATCCATTCAACaatgaagaaacaaaccCAGAACTCACAAACGCAATTTCATCGTCGTTGTGGGAATTGGAGTCACTAATGAACCACTACCATCCTAATGTAGCGACTTTGGTGAAGATCTTCAAGCAACCATTCCAAAAACTAAGCTACAATATTGAAGATTTCCTCGACTGGTCGTATGATTCTTTACTACAAGCAGAAGCTAACAGAAGACTAAAAATCCAACCTGCTTTGGAGTTCGAACAATTCGATTCCCTTTTCGAGACAAACAACGAAACCTCCGCATCTACATTTGTACCACTGGTTAAATGGTAA
- the PPT1 gene encoding protein serine/threonine phosphatase gives MTEEKQTIDKEKALELKNEGNKLVKEKRYAQATEFYTKAIECDPENSILYSNRAFTNLKLDNFQSSLNDAKRAIELDNNNLKAYHRRAMSYIGLLEFRKAKKDLAIVLKFKPNELTAKNALSICDKVIQKENFEKAISGGDSSKVDLCETLNISSFDANSDLINYTGKKLEFEQVTSDSGSPAGVRVKNMTQEFISYMVEEIFLKGKYLPKAYVAAIISHANHLFMQENSVVELDNREDPKTRISVCGDTHGQFYDVLNIFKSFGKVGGSNVYLFNGDFVDRGSWSCEVAILFYALKIVYPKHIYLNRGNHETNSMNKVYGFEDECKYKYSQRIFDLFSQSFESLPLATIINGSYLVVHGGLPSDMSATVDDMKKIDRFKQPPREGTFMELLWADPQLQNGFGPSPRGLSNAFGPDITRAFLQKNNLKRIFRSHEVRQGGYEFEHENQLITVFSAPNYCDTERNLGAIIHVMPGNESEKKSSIDEDLIIETFTASPHPDIKPMAYSNGGLGF, from the coding sequence ATGACAGAAGAGAAGCAAACTATCGACAAAGAGAAGGCGTTAGAGTTGAAGAATGAGGGAAACAAGCTTGtgaaggagaagagatatGCTCAGGCTACTGAGTTTTACACCAAAGCCATTGAGTGTGATCCAGAGAACTCTATTCTCTATTCAAATCGTGCTTTTACTAACCTGAAGTTGGATAACTTTCAGAGCTCTTTGAATGATGCCAAGAGGGCTATTGAGTTGGATAACAATAATTTAAAAGCATACCATAGAAGAGCTATGTCATACATAGGTCTCCTAGAATTTagaaaagccaaaaaaGATTTAGCTATCGTTTTGAAGTTCAAACCCAATGAACTCACAGCCAAGAATGCACTTTCTATTTGTGATAAGGTTattcaaaaggaaaacttTGAGAAAGCTATTAGTGGCGGTGACTCTTCTAAAGTCGACCTTTGCGAAACATTGAACATCAGTTCATTCGATGCTAATTCTGATCTCATCAATTATACTGGAAAAAAGCTAGAATTTGAGCAGGTTACTTCAGACTCCGGATCGCCTGCAGGTGTTAGAGTCAAGAACATGACTCAAGAATTTATCTCTTACATGgttgaagaaatattcTTGAAAGGCAAATATCTTCCAAAAGCATATGTGGCTGCTATAATTTCCCATGCAAACCACTTATTCATGCAAGAAAACAGTGTTGTGGAGTTAGATAATAGAGAAGAtccaaaaacaagaatatCTGTTTGTGGTGATACTCACGGTCAATTCTACGACGTGTTGAACATTTTCAAGTCTTTCGGTAAAGTTGGTGGTTCCAATGTCTACTTATTCAATGGTGACTTTGTTGATCGTGGCTCATGGTCATGTGAGGTTGCCATTCTGTTCTATGCTTTGAAAATTGTCTATCCAAAACACATCTACTTGAACCGTGGTAACCATGAAACTAACAGTATGAATAAGGTTTACGGGTTCGAAGATGAATGCAAATACAAATATTCTCAACGTATATTTGATCTCTTCTCTCAAAGTTTCGAATCCTTGCCATTGGCAACAATCATCAATGGCTCATATCTTGTTGTGCATGGTGGTTTACCAAGCGATATGTCCGCCACCGTCGATgacatgaaaaaaattgataGATTCAAACAACCACCAAGAGAAGGTACGTTCATGGAGTTATTATGGGCCGACCCACAACTTCAAAACGGCTTTGGTCCTTCTCCTCGTGGGTTGAGCAATGCATTCGGTCCTGATATCACAAGAGCTTTCTTACAGAAGAataatttgaaaagaatatttaGATCTCATGAAGTCAGACAAGGTGGTTACGAATTTGAGCATGAAAACCAATTAATTACAGTTTTCAGTGCTCCAAATTACTGCGACACGGAAAGAAATCTCGGTGCTATTATCCATGTTATGCCTGGAAACGAATCAGAGAAAAAGTCATCCATTGATGAAGACTTGATCATAGAGACGTTCACCGCATCTCCTCATCCGGATATCAAACCTATGGCATATTCTAACGGTGGACTAGGGTTCTGA
- the RRP15 gene encoding rRNA-processing protein RRP15 produces MSVSVSKKRKLNDKSVKVKKVEKAQAQEDAEASSSSEVESDIESGSDASEDDNDELDLDQVSSSDGSDDDEASEEDKVEEEEEDDSFPRKKKSSKSKHDDGSSTFSSALTNILSSHLKAYDRKDPIMARNKRVIKQNEADKLEQKAKKAILAEKKKLLNKTRKKEIIPVAAADTNAEEIREVLEKERKLRRIAQKGVVKLFNAILSTQVKTEKEVSESLGDVKNRSERKELITEVSKEKFFDLVKTAGDS; encoded by the coding sequence ATGAGCGTTTCTGTTtccaaaaagagaaagctAAACGACAAGTCTGTTAAAGTCAAAAAGGTTGAAAAGGCACAAGCGCAAGAAGATGCCGAAGCTTCATCAAGCTCTGAGGTAGAATCAGACATTGAATCTGGTTCTGACGCTAGtgaagatgataatgatgaattaGATCTTGATCAAGTTTCCAGCAGCGATGgtagtgatgatgatgaggcTAGCGAAGAAGACaaagtggaagaagaagaagaagacgataGTTTcccaagaaaaaagaagtctTCCAAGTCTAAGCATGACGATGGTTCTTCTACCTTCTCAAGTGCTCTTACGAATATTCTTTCCTCACATCTAAAAGCTTACGACCGTAAGGACCCTATTATGGCCAGAAATAAGAGAGTTATTAAGCAAAATGAAGCTGATAAATTAGAACAAAAGGCAAAGAAAGCTATACTagcagagaagaaaaagctaTTAAATAAGAccagaaagaaggaaataataccagtagcagcagctgaCACAAATGCCGAAGAGATAAGGGAGGTATTGGAAAAAGAACGTAAGCTTAGAAGGATTGCCCAAAAGGGTGTTGTGAAGCTTTTTAACGCTATTCTATCAACTCAAGTTAAGACGGAAAAGGAGGTCAGTGAGTCTCTAGGAGACGTCAAGAACCGTTCTGAAAGGAAAGAACTAATCACAGAAGTCTCTAAGGAAAAATTCTTCGATTTAGTGAAAACTGCAGGGGACAGTTGA
- the KAR3 gene encoding Kar3p — MNESPLTPERANSRDESNIPSPSQTHLNSPKYKPRQSLKLNPDDLEDINKRRSLTPSNENRASTHMTFFYKENVKELKKLEDQLFEKKMKLDTSRTEVNSLKNKVETVTFKLNNLREAKTLKVRQIELKTNELSSLEQDHKLKTEFMKSGFELELKKAEGKYQNELNELESKFKSEIQQVEYEKAQKYKEEKEHLQDHINSINEEISNNDSIVRQGKKDLDMKYAKLKENWMIGFQEEWKNITDSNQSLIEKITKLNQELDENINTNIEQSNARCDVLKKELEELEEKISEKETYSKSIAVQIDTVEEETKQIIQQRDELNKYIVDSKKELLQINDILIKEETIRRKLHNEIQELRGNIRVYCRIRPPLEREPQDISHIHVASFDNRTGSQAIQINKEGRINKFLFDKVFDTKSSNSDVFREVGQLIQSSLDGYNVCIFAYGQTGSGKTFTMMNNKDGVIPMTLDHIFDWTQLLKERGWEYSFEAQFIEIYNEQIVDLLRTLNPEPGPLKYEIRHDTDAQRTSITNITSIKLETREKVDIVLKTANRMKSTAATSSNERSSRSHSVFTIRIQGNNTVTGERSDGVLNLVDLAGSERIETSHVTGERLRETQNINRSLSCLGDVIYALNGEDIKHIPFRNSKLTYLLQYSLVGDSKTLMFVNVSPSLTHIKETLNSLRFASKVNNTKIN, encoded by the coding sequence ATGAATGAATCACCTCTTACTCCAGAAAGAGCAAACTCTAGAGACGAGTCGAATATACCGTCTCCCAGTCAAACTCATTTGAATTCACCAAAATACAAACCAAGACAAAGTTTAAAGTTGAATCCAGATGACTTAGAGGATATCAATAAGCGCAGGAGTCTGACGCCGAGTAATGAGAATAGGGCTTCAACTCATatgacttttttttataagGAAAATgtgaaagaattgaagaagttggaagaCCAGTTgtttgagaagaagatgaaattaGATACCAGCCGAACTGAGGTAAACTCACTGAAAAACAAGGTAGAGACTGTCACGTTCAAGCTAAATAATTTGAGAGAGGCCAAAACGTTAAAGGTACGACAGATCGAACTGAAAACGAATGAATTGTCAAGCCTAGAGCAGGATCATAAATTGAAAACGGAGTTCATGAAAAGCGGgtttgagcttgagctAAAGAAAGCCGAAGGAAAGTATCAAAATGAGTTGAACGAGTTAGAATCTAAATTCAAATCAGAAATTCAGCAAGTAGAATATGAAAAGGCtcaaaaatataaagaagaaaaagaacactTACAGGATCACATAAACTCTATAAATGAGGAGATTTCGAACAATGACAGTATCGTGCGTCAAGGCAAGAAGGATCTTGATATGAAATATGCcaaactaaaagaaaattggaTGATCGgtttccaagaagaatggaAAAATATCACAGATTCCAATCAATCTCTCATTGAAAAAATCACTAAACTGAACCAGGAATTGGACGAAAATATCAACACTAACATTGAACAATCAAACGCCAGGTGTgatgttttgaaaaaggagcttgaagaattggaagaaaaaatatcgGAAAAAGAGACGTATTCTAAATCCATTGCCGTCCAGATAGATACTGTAGAAGAGGAAACCAAGCAAAtaattcaacaaagagaTGAGCTCAACAAGTATATTGTAGATTCAAAGAAGGAACTACTACAAATAAATgatatattaattaaagAGGAGACTATACGCCGCAAATTGCATAATGAGATTCAAGAACTTCGAGGAAACATTAGGGTTTACTGTAGAATCCGTCCTCCTTTAGAAAGAGAACCACAAGATATATCCCATATTCATGTGGCTAGTTTTGATAATCGTACCGGATCGCAGGCAATCCAAATAAATAAAGAAGGCAGAATTAACAAATTTCTCTTCGACAAAGTTTTTGATACAAAGTCATCAAATTCTGATGTGTTTCGCGAGGTTGGGCAGCTAATACAAAGCTCCTTAGATGGCTACAACGTATGCATTTTCGCTTATGGCCAGACTGGTTCCGGAAAAACGTTTACTATGATGAACAATAAAGATGGTGTAATACCGATGACACTTGACCATATTTTTGATTGGACTCAATTATTGAAGGAAAGAGGATGGGAATACTCATTTGAAGCTCAATTTATCGAGATTTACAATGAACAGATCGTAGATCTTTTGAGAACTTTAAATCCCGAGCCCGGTCCGCTAAAATATGAAATAAGACATGACACAGATGCCCAACGAACTTCTATTACTAATATCACATCGATTAAATTAGAGACTCGGGAAAAAGTAGATATAGTTTTGAAGACCGCAAACAGAATGAAATccacagcagcaacaagTTCGAATGAAAGATCATCGAGATCACATAGCGTTTTCACAATTAGAATTCAAGGTAATAACACTGTGACAGGAGAAAGGAGTGATGGTGTTTTGAATCTAGTAGATCTAGCTGGTTCGGAAAGAATAGAAACATCACACGTGACTGGAGAGAGATTAAGAGAAACTCAGAATATTAACAGATCTTTAAGTTGTTTAGGAGATGTCATATACGCTTTAAATGGTGAAGACATAAAGCATATTCCTTTcagaaattcaaaattgACTTACCTCCTTCAATACTCTTTGGTAGGAGATTCCAAAACTTTAATGTTTGTGAATGTTTCACCTAGTCTCACTCATATCAAAGAAACTCTCAACTCTCTGAGATTCGCTTCGAAGGTAAACAACACGAAAATTAATTAG
- the TAZ1 gene encoding lysophosphatidylcholine acyltransferase → MSFPDVLHRGDEFLSEYPWTNPLWKTAAHGTCLLAVGVSKFMLNTFYNVKLSGYEKLEKAIERSKNENRGLMTVMNHMSVVDDPFIWGVFPWKMYTDFDQIRWCLGAHNVCFQNAFLSTFFSLGKVLSTVRFGGGPFQGSIDASIRLLSPDDTLDLEWTPHSEVPTNNNKTNNGPNILNKLETKDGNVVKYVAPVARSRPSWIHVYPEGFVLQLQPPYENSMRYFRWGITRLILESTKSPIVVPIFSTGFEHIAPESSAGTMIERYLPRNMGAEINVTVGSAIDDSVIDQYRKEWLELCQKYYDPSNPTDLSWELKYGEEAQNLRSRLAAELRSHVAKIRHEERKLPLEDERFKSPEWWTRYTKTEGASDPDVKFIGQNWAIRRLQKFLKDYDDAETPGKDN, encoded by the coding sequence ATGTCATTTCCGGATGTGCTTCATCGAGGAGATGAATTTCTCTCGGAGTATCCATGGACCAATCCTTTGTGGAAAACAGCAGCGCACGGAACATGTTTGTTGGCTGTTGGAGTGTCTAAGTTTATGTTGAACACGTTTTATAATGTAAAGTTGAGTGGGTATGAGAAGCTTGAGAAAGCTATTGAACGTTCCAAGAATGAAAACCGTGGTTTAATGACTGTTATGAATCATATGTCGGTTGTTGATGATCCATTTATATGGGGTGTGTTTCCATGGAAGATGTACACAGATTTCGACCAAATAAGATGGTGTCTTGGAGCACATAATGTGTGCTTTCAAAATGCATTCTTGTCtactttcttctctcttgGTAAAGTTCTCTCGACTGTAAGATTTGGTGGGGGACCTTTCCAGGGATCGATTGACGCATCTATCCGTTTATTATCTCCAGATGACACATTAGACTTAGAATGGACCCCACATAGCGAGGTGCCTActaataacaacaaaactAACAACGGACCAAACATTCTCAACAAATTAGAAACTAAGGACGGAAATGTGGTTAAGTATGTGGCTCCTGTAGCAAGATCAAGACCAAGCTGGATTCACGTTTATCCGGAAGGGTTTGTTTTGCAGTTGCAGCCTCCATATGAAAATTCTATGAGGTATTTTAGATGGGGTATCACTAGATTGATCCTAGAGTCAACGAAATCCCCTATTGTTGTCCCAATATTCTCAACCGGTTTTGAACATATTGCTCCCGAATCAAGTGCAGGTACTATGATTGAAAGATATTTACCAAGAAACATGGGCGCAGAAATCAATGTTACTGTCGGAAGTGCGATTGATGATTCAGTGATTGATCAATATAGAAAGGAGTGGTTGGAGTTATGCCAAAAGTACTACGATCCATCTAATCCTACGGATTTAAGTTGGGAACTGAAGTACGGCGAAGAAGCCCAAAATTTGCGATCTAGATTAGCAGCAGAACTCAGAAGTCATGTTGCTAAGATACGTCATGAGGAACGCAAACTTCCGTTAGAGGATGAAAGGTTCAAATCCCCAGAGTGGTGGACCCGTTATACTAAAACAGAAGGTGCATCAGATCCTGATGTTAAATTTATTGGTCAAAACTGGGCAATCAGAAGACTACAgaaattcttgaaagatTACGATGACGCTGAGACACCAGGAAAGGATAATTGA
- the LOA1 gene encoding lysophosphatidic acid acyltransferase LOA1, giving the protein MEKYSSWRDEGTGIPPFLPERTVPSSNLIQVIAKALQFAVVWVLSVIFTPFIGFDGSYQWRMKSLYSITEDVQVDGVKKRLVSKEKHFPKPGCLYIVNALCPFDALALKELANNKNCNFIVPRDGSLYLIGFKDWYQFAIGGGLWEDGHERLVKINDLETVCSGKVNYLFAEGTTSNGKSVLTFEISPKLLDEILEVCGSKVSCISLKLNSKITTPLKPKSTLKYSLGCISQGVRYKVRISETVSASQANVKKLRTILVGGDEYKLVGKKLDLKSKKKFSEVYYN; this is encoded by the coding sequence ATGGAGAAATATAGTTCTTGGAGAGATGAGGGAACTGGAATCCCACCATTTTTACCCGAAAGAACAGTCCCTAGTTCTAATTTGATACAAGTAATAGCTAAGGCTCTGCAATTTGCGGTTGTGTGGGTCTTAAGTGTAATTTTTACACCTTTTATAGGGTTCGATGGCTCTTATCAATGGAGAATGAAAAGTTTATACAGTATTACCGAAGATGTTCAAGTGGATGGTGTGAAGAAACGGTTAGTGTCGAAAGAAAAGCATTTCCCCAAACCCGGATGTTTATATATTGTGAATGCATTGTGTCCCTTTGATGCATTGGCGCTAAAAGAGCTTGCTAATAACAAGAATTGCAACTTTATAGTTCCGCGCGACGGATCTCTATATTTGATCGGATTTAAGGATTGGTACCAGTTCGCCATTGGTGGTGGTCTTTGGGAAGACGGACATGAAAGGTTAGTTAAGATAAATGACTTAGAAACAGTTTGTAGTGGGAAAGTGAATTATCTTTTTGCAGAAGGTACTACTTCTAACGGTAAAAGTGTTTTAACGTTTGAGATCTCACCTAAACTATTGGATGAGATCTTGGAGGTTTGTGGATCAAAGGTGAGTTGTATATCATTGAAATTAAACAGCAAAATAACAACTCCTTTGAAACCTAAATCTACACTTAAATATAGTTTGGGTTGTATTTCCCAAGGAGTACGGTATAAGGTCCGCATTAGCGAAACTGTATCAGCATCTCAAGCTAATGTTAAAAAATTACGTACCATATTAGTTGGGGGAGATGAATACAAACTAGTCGGGAAGAAACTAGATCTTAAatctaagaagaagttctCAGAAGTATATTACAACTGA